A stretch of DNA from Allomeiothermus silvanus DSM 9946:
CACCATCTTCTCGCTGATCGGGGTCTCGATGCCGGTGTTCTGGTTGGGGCTTCTCCTCATCTACCTTTTCGCCGTCAACCTGCACTGGCTTCCCCCCAGTGGCCGCATCTCTATCGAGGGGGGTAATGCATTCCAGGCTATCAGCGGGTTTTTCTTGCTCGATGCGCTTCTCCAGCGCAGGGCCATGGGGGACGTGCTCTCTCATCTCATCCTCCCTGCCCTCACCCTAGGCACCATCCCGTTGGCGATCCTGATGCGCATTACCCGTAGCGCGATGCTCGAGGTGCTCTCGCAAGACTACGTGCGCACTGCACGGGCCAAGGGGTTAGCCGAGCGGGTGGTGATCTTCCGCCACGCTCTCAAAAATGCCCTACTACCGGTGGTCACGATCGTCGGGTTGCAGTTTGGAACCCTGCTGGGTGGGGCTATCCTTACCGAGACCATATTTAGTTGGCCCGGCATCGGTTTGTGGCTTTACGAGGGCATCTTGAACCGTGACTACCCGGTGGTGCAGGGCGGAGTGGTTTTCGTGGCTCTGATCTTCGTAATCGTCAACCTGCTAGTAGACCTCTCCTACGCCCTGCTCGACCCGAGGATTCAGTACCGATGAACGCCAAAACCCAACACCGGAGGCTCGAAGAAGATCTTGGCTTGTCGATCGTGGAACCCTCAGCGCGGCTTCAAGGGTTCGCTCGCGTGAACCGCCCCCAGGGGAGAAGGGCTTTCCCCACGGACCTCTGGCCCTCTTGTAGCGTTAGGCGTTTCGCGTTTTGCGTTTTGTGAGGAACTATGGCAAGTGCAGCCGAGATAGTCAAATCCAAACCCTCTACCGAAACCCCTACCCGCCTGGCGTTTCGGCGCTTCAGCAAGTCCACTTCGGGCAAAATCGGGCTGGCGCTAGCTATCGGGTTGATTTTGATGGCCCTATTAGCCCCGGCCCTCAAGCCCTACGACCCTACCACGGACCGCAACTATATCGAAAGGCTCAGACCCCCCTCAGCGGAGCATATTTTCGGCACCGATAATCTAGGCCGGGACGTGTTCACCCGGGTCATCCACGGCAGCCGTATCAGCTTGCGGGTGGGGCTCTTGGCGGTAGGGATCAGCTTGCTGTTGGGGACTTTGCTGGGGCTTTTGGCTGGGTACTTCCGCGGGGGGCTGGAGATCGTGATCGGCTGGTTTACTGATATTTTGCTAGCCTTCCCCAGCACGCTCTTGGCCATCGCCATCGTGGCGGTGGTGGGACCCAGCCTGACCAACGCCATGATCGCGGTCTCGATCACCCAGATTCCGGTGTATGTGCGCCTCACCCGTAGCGTGGTGCTTTCCACGCGGGAACTCGAGTACATCCAAGCCGCAAACGCCCTGGGTGCTTCTAATCCGCGTATCCTGCTGCGCCACCTGCTGCCCAGCGCTTTGCCGCCGATTATCGTGCAAGCCACCCTCTCCATCGGCACGGCCACCCTGGAGACCGCCGCCTTAGGATTCCTGGGCCTCGGCGCCCAGCCGCCTGCCCCCGAATGGGGAGCTATGCTCTCCGACGCCTTCCGCGGCGGCTACGCTACCAACTCACCTTGGACGATGATCTTCCCCGGGCTTTTCATCATGCTCACCGTGCTGGCTTTCAACCTGTTAGGGGATGGGCTGCGCGACGCCCTGGACCCCCGCGCCTTGCGGTAAAGGAAAGATCTTTCATCTTTCCTCGAGCTTTTAACATTAAGCGGTTTTTCTCTTGAGCGGCGCTTTATTTGATTGGATCATGCCTTTCCAACCCTTTAGGATAACATCATGAAGCGAATTCTTGAAGCATTGTTGCTGCTAGCCCTGGCAGGTTGTGTCCCGCAAAAGCCCCCAGCCTACCAGGTGAGCGAAATCCAGGTACTTTTCAGCGACGCTACCGAGCGCCGGGATTACTTCTACGGCGACCCGCAAACCATTCAGGTCAGTGGCCAGAGCGTGCGCCTGGAACGTGCTGATCCTCAAGCCGCCGGGTCGGTGCCCGAAGCCCTAGCTGCCAATGGACAACCGGTGCTGCGCGAGGTAGCCCCGCCCTGGCCCAATTCTCTCCGCGCCAGCCGGTCGGGGTCGGCCCTCGTGGTCCGAGGGCAAAGGGCAGTACGCTCAGCCTGGGTATACGAAAACGGCTGGTCACGGCTCACCGTCCAAGAGGGGCAAAACCTGCTCCTCTCCGGTGCTCCGCGCCTAGAGGGGCTCAGCGAAGCGGAAAATGGGATGGTGTTACAAGAGATATTGGCCCGACGAGGAGGGAGGGTGGTGGTGCTCTACCAGCTCGAAGAGCCGGTGCTACCGGCTTTGGTGCTGGACCCGGCTCCGCAGAGCTACCGCATCACCGCCGTGGAAGTGCAGTACGGGCTCGAGAGCGAGGGGGCGGTCATGGGAGGGAATTTATCCGAAGTGCGGGTGCTACGGCAGGGGACTAACTCCGCTTACACCGGCTCTGCTCCGCAGGCTTTCCTGGCTACCTCGGCCAGCAGCTTCGCTCAGATCTGGGCACTGGCAACGGGCAACATCCTACCCCGCCCGGCAGCACCCGAAGTGAATTTCAGCCAGTACAGCATCGCGGCCTTCTTTGTCGGCCAAAAACCCACCGGAGGATACGGGGTGCGCTTTGTAAGTGCGACCTCGAGCGCAGGCACCTGGCGGATCACGGTCGAACTCCTCCAGCCCGCCCCCGGGGCCATCCTCACCCAGGCCCTAACCAGCCCTTACCTGATACTCGAGTTGCCTGGTGCAGCCAGCCGGGTGGAGTTCGTGGACGCTTCCGGGAGGCTGCTGAGTGCGGCCACGGCCCGCTAGACTGCGCTAGTTCTCAGAATCTCCCCTACCAGATACAGCGAGCCCGTCACCAGCACGGGCTCGCCATCCTGTTGGGCAAAGCGCAGGGCGTCCTCGAGCGCCTCGAGGGGTTCTTCAAAGTAGGGGGCGGGATAGACGAGACTCAGCGGCGCAGCTTGAAGGGCCCCCTTTCCGGCCCGGGCGTACCGCACCGAGCGGGCCTTGGGAATTAAAAGCCCCAGCACGGCGGAATAGTCCTTGCGGGGGAAGGCCCCGAAAACCAGGTGATAGCCGGAGAACTCCTCGGCGAGCGCTCGGGCTGCCGGGGGGTTGTGCGCCCCGTCGAGGACCACCTGTATCCCCTGCTGCTCGAACTCCTGCATCCGCCCGGGGTGAACCGCTGTCCGTAAGCCCTCCACGACTACGCGCTCGGGGAAACCCAAAAGCCTCAGGGCCGCAGCGGCCAACCGCGCATTCTGGATTTGCACTCGGCCCTTAAGGACCGGGGGAACCGGCAACTCAAAAAGGGGATTTCCGGGCTCGAGCACGTACAGCGGGGCCCGCCGCGACTGCGCCACCTCGCGGGCCACCGCCAGACCGATCCCCTCCGCCGCCGTGACCACCGGCACTCCCGCGCGAAAGGCCCCGGTTTTGTCCCGGGCCACCGCCTCGAGCGACCCCCCCAGGGTCTCGAGGTGGTCCTCTCCCACGTTAGTCAGCACGGTAAGGCACACCTCAGGGAGGACGTTGGTAGCGTCCAGCACTCCCCCTACCCCCGCCTCCACAGCAGCCATCTCAACCCCTACCTTGGCGAAATGCTCGAACGCCAGGGCCGTAGCCAGATCAAAGAAGGCCGGATGCTCGATGAAGTTTCGCTCCCTGGCCCACTCCACGAACCGGGCCACCTGCTCCTCGGGGATCAGGCCCTGGTGGGTACGGATACGCTCACGGAAATCCACCAGATGGGGGCTGGTAGTCGCCCCGTAGCGCCTCCCGGCGGCCCGGAAGGCCGCCTCGAGGTAGGCCACCACGCTCCCTTTGCCGTTGGTTCCCAAGACGTGGATAGCGGGAAAATGCCGCTCGGGGTGGCCCAGGTGCTCGAGCACCTCCCCCACTCGCTGTGTCCCGCGCGGTGCCCCCGAACGGGTCTGGTTAAAAAGCCACTCGAGGGCCTCCGAATAGATCACGAAACAATTGTACGGACTTCTGCGTCTGGAGAGGGGTTAGAAAAAAGCGGTGATGGTCTCCTGCTCCCCCACTCCTTTCGTTTAGCTCAATAGCGGACCCGGAGCGAGGGTTGGGATTTTGGGGAGGGTAGGTAGGGTAACCCGAGTAAAGAACCTATCCCTTCCCCGGTAGGGAAGAATGTCTCCTGAGCACCCCTTAGTTGGCGGGCCGGAAGACCTGGACCTTGGCCGGGTCGGCCTCGAGGTAGGGGCCTCCGATGAGGTCGAGACAGTAGGGGATGGCCGGAAACACCGCATCCAGACAGAGCCGGATTGAGCGGGGCTTACCCGGTAGGTTCACGATCAAGCAGGCATTGCGGATCCCAGCGGTCTGGCGCGAGAGGATGGCGGTGGGGGTCTGCTCGAGCGATACCTTGCGCATCAACTCGCCAAAACCCGGCATCATCCGGCTACATACCCTCTCGGTAGCCTCAGGGGTCACGTCGCGCACCGCCGGGCCAGTCCCGCCGGTAGTGAGGATCAACCCGCAACCGCCCCTCTCCATATCGATCAGGGTCTCCTCGATGAGGGCTTGTTCGTCGGGGATGACCCGGTAGTCCACCTCAAAAGGAGTGCTGAGCACCTCCGTGAGGTACTCCCGGATTGCCGGGCCGCTTTGGTCTTGGTACTGTCCTCGGCTGGCTCGATCCGAAACGGTGAGGATACCGATTTTAGCGGGCGGGGTTGTGGATTCACCCATGACCTTATTATCCGCCATCAAAGTAGCGCGGTTAGCTTAACCAGCGCGGCGGCCAGCAACCACCCCCCCGCCCAGGCGAACACCCATAAGGGCCAGCGCCCTAGCAGGATCAGCACGCCCACCGACAGGTCGTTGAATACGATCAGGGGGATCAAGGCGACGTGGCCCGCCATCCACTGGGTGAGAAAGCTGGCCTCGAGCAGCTTTTTGAATCCCGAAGGGTCGAGCCAGGCAGTGAGGCTATTCACCAAGAAGATACTCGAAAGCCCTAAGCGCAACAGCCAAAGCACGTAAAAATCCAGGTTGATCTGCCTAGCGGAGGCCGCATAGCGCTCGGGAGCGGGTTTGGCGGAGGGCTCGAGTTGCTCTTTCCGCTTTGTCTCCCCTGCTCCACCGGCCTTAGACAAGGCCATGTCGATATCCTGGGGCGTCCATCCCTTGGCTTTCAGTACCTGCCGAACCTGTTGGGGGTCCACGGCCTTACGCAGCTGACGCTCGACGTACTGGATCAGCGTATCGGTGACCACGGTTCAATTCTCGGCTATTCTCCGCGCTTACCCCACGGTTTTTGCACCCGATCAGGTTTAGATGTTCTTAACTTCACGATTATGCAAAAAATCTCCAGAAAGCCATAATACGCTGTACGTCCTGCTGTCAAGATCTTTCTTTAGCGTACGGCGCAAGATGTACGCTATTACCCCTGTGCGTACTGCAACTCGTAGAGCTTGGCGTAATAGCCGCCTTTGCCGAGCAGTTCCTCGTGGGAGCCCTCCTCCACCAGCTTGCCCTTGCGGAAAACCAAGATGCGGTCTACATGCCGTATGGTGGAGAGCCGGTGGGCGATGATGATGCTGGTGCGCCCTTCCATCACCCGCCAGAGGGCTTCTTGAATTTTGGCTTCGGTCTCGGAATCCACGTTGGCGGTAGCTTCGTCCAGGATGAGCAGGATGTCGGGGTTGTGCAGGATAGCCCGGGTGAGGGCCAACAGCTGCTTTTGCCCGGTCGAAAGCCCCCCACCCCGCTCGTGCAGCACGGTCTGATAGCCCTTGGGCAAGGCCGAGATAAACTCGTCCGCCCCGACAAAGCAGGCGACTTCCCTGATACGCTCGAATGGGATATCTTCGTTCCCCAAGCGCAAGTTTTCCTCGATTGTTCCGCTAAAGAGGAAGGGATCTTGCAGCACGATCCCTATGGAGCGCCGCAATTCCTGCTGGCAGTAGTCGCGCACGTCGGTTCCGTCGATGGTAACCTGGCCCTTCTGCACATCGTAGAAGCGAGCCACCAGGCTAATCACGCTGGTCTTGCCCGCCCCTGTAGCCCCTACTAGGGCGATCTTCTCACCGGGCCGGATCTTGAAGGAGACCCCCCGCAAAACCCAATCCCACTCTGCTTCAGGGTTTCCATGTGGCTTAGCCTCTTCTCGTTTACCGTAAGCAAACCACACGTCCTCAAAAGCGATCTCGCCCCGGAAGCGCAGCACGGGTTTGGCATCGGGTTTATCGGAGATTTCCTCTGGGGTGTCCAGAAGCCCGAAGATACGCTCGGCAGAGGCCATCGCAGCCTGGAAGATGTTGAACTTGTCCGAGAGGTCTTGCAGAGGTTGAAAGAGTTGTCGCACGTAGTCAGTGAAGGCCACCAGAAGCCCGAGTGTCACCGCACCTTGAACAACCTGGCCGCCGCCGAACCATACCACCGAGGCCACCGTAAACTCGCCCAAAAAACCCACAATGGGAAAAAAAAGGGCAAACCAACCGACGATCTGCACCCAGGCCGCGCGCAGGTCGAGCGAGAGCCGGTTGAAGCGGGCCTCATTCTCGAGCTCGCGGCTATACAGCTGGGTAGTCTGGACTCCTGCTAGGTTCTCTTGCAAGGAGGCGTTGACCCTAGCCAGCCGCAGGCGCATGGTGCGGTAGGACTCGCGCATCCCGTTGCGGATCCAGGTAGTGACCCCGAGGAAGATCGGCATCATCACCAGCACTACCAGGGCCAGCTTCCAGTTGAGCACCAACATGAAGGTGACCAGCCCCAGGATCAAGAACACATCGGCAATGAGGCCTACCAACCCCCCGGTGATGAACTGGTTGATCGCATCTACATCCGAAGTCACCCGGGTCATCAGGCGGCCTACCGGATTCTTGTCGAAGTAGCCCAGATGCAGGCGTTGCAGCTTGGCAAAGATCTCGCTGCGGAGATCGTACAAAACGTGCTGCCCGACCCAACTGATGAGGTAAGTCTGGGCGTAGTTGGCGATAAAGTCTACCACCCGCACCAGCATGAATAGCACCGCCACCCCCAGCAGCACTTGGTAGCGCTGGAGGGCCTCGAGCGCCCCCCGGGGAACAATGGCGTTATCAATGGCATATTTGAGAAAAAGCGGGGTCGAGGCGGCGGTGAGGGTACTGATCACCAACGCAAAAAGCGCCCAAGCTACCTGCTTCCAGTAGGGGCGCACATACACCAGGATCCGCCGAGCCAACTTGGCATCGAAAGATTTACGAAAGGCTTCTTCCTCATGCATATATGCACCGCCGATAGCTCTTCGCGAGACCAGCTATGAGCAGTCCCAGCATCTAATCGACCTCTGCCTGCAAGCGCTGTATCCGGTCGAGCTCAGCATAGAGCCCACCCTGCTCCAAGAGCATCTCGTGGGTACCCTCCTCGGCGATATGCCCATCCTCGAGTACTACGATCCAGTCGGCATACCGCAGCGTGCTGGTGCGGTGGGCGACGAGGAGGGTAGTTTGTTGGCCTAACACGGTCTTGAGCCCGCTCAGGATGCGGCTTTCGGTCTCGGTATCCACCGCGCTCATAGCATCGTCGAGGATGAGCACCTTGGGGCGCTTGGCCAGGGCACGGGCTAAGGCGGTGCGCTGCCGTTGCCCCCCCGAGAGGGTCACGCCGCGCTCGCCCAACGAGGTGTCGTAGCCCTGGGGGAAGCCCATGATGTCCTCGTGCACCCCAGCCAGTCTGGCGGCCCATTCCACCTGGGCGCGGTCCACCTGGGGGAGGCCAAAGGCGATATTCTCGGCCAGGGTGTCGGAGAAGAGAAAGGGCTCTTGGGGAACCATTCCTACCGCCTGGCGCAGCGTGGCCAGCGAAAGGTCTTTCACGTCGTAGCCCCCCAGCAGCACCCGCCCCTGGGTAGGGTCTAGGAGCCGCGGGATCAGGCTCACCAACAGGGTTTTACCGCTCCCGGTGCGCCCGGTGATGCCCAGCGTGGTCCCCTGGGGAATGGTCAGGGTGATGTTATCGAGGACCTTCCGCCCGCCCAGCTCGAGGCTCACCCCGTCAAAACGCACCTCTCCGGTGAGATCTTTTGGCGCTTTCCCTCCGCTGCTTATTTGTGGCTGGGTTCGCTCCAATTCACGTAGCCTTTTCTGGCTAGTAGCCCCCCGCTGGAAAATGCTAAGCGTGTAGCCTAGCCCGATGATGGGCCAAGCCAACAGGGTAACATAGGCGTTGAACTGCACAAACTGCCCCACGGTGAGCTCTCCGCGAATTACCATCCCGCCACCCACCCATAGCACGATCAACACGGCAAAGCCGATCAATACACCCATCAGAGCCCGCATGGGACCTTCTACCCGGGTGAGGGCCAAGCTTTTTTCTATGTATTCGCGGTTGAGCTTTTGGAAAGCCTCGAGTTCGCGCTGCTCGAGGGCAAACCCCTTCACCACCCGGATGCCCGAGAAGTTCTCCTGGGCTTTGGTAGAGATCTGATCGAAGACTTCCTGGCTCTCGCGGTAACGCCGGTCAATCAGCCGCAGTACGTAACGCATGATCAAGAAAATGACCGGAAAGACTACCGAAAGCACCAATGCCAGCCGCACGTTCACCAAGTACATCGAGATCAGGGCAAGTATCACGAACATGAAGAGGCGCGAGCCCATGTTGACGCCCCCGCCCAGCATCTCGCGCACCGCGCCGAGGTCGGTGTTGAACTTGTTCACCAAATCGCCGATGCGATTCTTGCCATAAAAATAGCTGTCTAGCGAAAGGGCCTTGCGAAAGAGGTCCATGCGGATGTCGTGCTCGATGTAGCGGCTCGCTACAATCAAGAGCTGGCGGTTGGCCCAGGAAAACAAGCCCGACAACAGCGCCGCTCCCACAATCGCCAGCACCCACGGACGGTAGTCCTGTTCCAGCCGGATGGCGTCTATGGCGTGGCGCAGGAAATAAGGCGAGATCACCCCCATCACTACCGAAAGCACCCCAGCGATGATCCCGCCGATATAAGGCCAGGCATAGCGCCTCAGATAGGGCGCTAACTCATACAGAGAAGCGAGTACTGACTGGTCAGTTCTCATTACCTTTACAGTACCATCTTTCCCTATGAACTGCCCTCCCACGGGAAGCGCCGGGCCTCTTTGCCATTGGAAAGCTTCCCATGGGGTACTCAGGATCCCCGTCAAGGGAATAACCACCAAAACGCCCTTCGCGCCGCGCTCATTCACCCAGCTATGCGGGTAGTTCGGCTGCCAGGGCTTCGAACACCGGGGGCCAGTCCTCCAACAACCCTACCATCCGCCAAGGCTTGGCCCCTTTGCTAGCCCACTTGCGCATCACCGAAGGCAAGGGGGCATACTCCTCGTCGGCTACCAGCACCAACCCACCCACCCGGCCTAGGCGGGAGAGGTACCGCAGCATCCCGGCGGCCTCCAAGTGGGTGGGGAGGTCTAGTTCGGCCACCTGGCGGCCCTCCTCGCGTAGCTTGGCCGGGGGGAGGTCCGCGAAAAAGGGGGTGAGCCCTACACCTTCCAGCCCCTCCACCAGCCGATGGCGGCTCTCGGGGTCGGTGAGCACGTAGGGCTGGGCTATCACCCCCACCGCCCGCCCGCCGGAGGGGTTCCTCACCCTGGGCGGCTCCGGGTTTAGCAGGTACTTGGTCCGCTCTAGGGCCCGCCGGGTGACCATGGGGTTACGGGTAAGCCCCTGCCCGATCTCGGCAGCCAACCCGAGCAAATCGGGGTTTAGCTCGGCGGGCACAACCAGGCTTGGGGGCATACCTGGTATGAAGCGCGAGAGGGCCGCCTCGAGGTTTACTAGCCAGGGCGACTGGCCCTCGGCGCGGGGGCTATCCACCCCAAGCTGAAGGTCGGGGAGGAGCAAGTAATCCACCCCTTGGGCCTTGAGGTCGCTTACCTCGGCCACCACGGTGCGGGCCGGAGCGGGTAGCTCCAAACCCGGCACTTCGGCCTCGCGGTGAGGGCGGATAACCTCGAGCCCCAGTTCACGCAGAAAAGCTTCCCAGAAAGGCAAGTAGCGCTCTGACAACCAACTTTGCAACACACCAATGCGCACGACTAGCATCGTATCGCTTTTTTTGTCGATGAAAAGAAAGGCCAGCCGCCAAACACGGGTGCGCAACTTGTGCTTTAAGGCCGGGCTGTCGCCAGGCTCAGCTTGGAAGCCGACTCGACCTTGCGCCGATCCAGGCTTTCCAAGTACTGAACCAACTCTTGCAGGCTGGCGAAGCGCCGGGTCTCTCCGCCTTGCACCGGTGCCAAAGTAGCCCGTACGCCGCTCGAGTCGTGCCAGATTCGCAAGATGAATACTTCTTCCATAGCTGCACCTCTTCTGGTTCTTCTCATCGGGAGCCTGGGGTGCTCGAGGGATGCTTGGTACTCGGGCAGCTACCCTGAAGAACTACCCCGAGGGTAGCGAAGGGGGAGTTAAACCTCCGTTACACCTCCAGGCCCATCAGAGCTCACCCAAAAGCCGTCGCACCAACTCGGCTAGGGCCTGCTGGCCAAGTAGCAGGGAATCCGGCTCAACCCACTCCTGCGGGGTGTGGGCCCCTCCGCCCCGGTACACACCGAAAGCCAGAGCTGGGATCCCCTGCTCGACCCCCGCCGAGGCATCGGTGGAGCCGGGGGTGATCTGGGCCTCGAGCCCCACCCCCTTCAATGCCTCCTTGGCAGCCTGGATCATCTTTGGGGTAGCGCTGTGCCCAGCAGGTCTGCGTCCCAGTACCTCCAGTTCCAGGCCCACCCCAAAAGGCCCGGCGGCTTCCATTAAGATCTGGCGAGACTGGTTTTCCAGGGTCTCCAGCACCAACGGATCGGTAGCCCGCAGATCTAGCTCGAGACCCACCTCGCGGGGAATAGCGTTGATCGCCTCTCCACCAAATACCCGTCCCACGTTGAGGCTGGCATTCTCCGGTTTGGCGAGCTTATACAAAGCGGCTAAGGCCTGACCTAAAGCAGGAACCGGGCTTTTTTGGCCTCGATCACCCCAGGCGTGCCCGCCGGGGCCGGTAAAGACGGCCCGCAGCCGGGTGGAGCCCACCGCCTGCGCTACCACCGAGGGTAGATAGCCGTCCACCGCTACCATGGCCTGGGGCCGGAGCTTCGCCACCAGCGCCCGGGCCCCCCGTAGGTTACCCAGCCCTTCCTCCCCCACGCTAAAGGCTAGGGTGACACCCTGGGGGATCAACTGCTCCGCCAGCGACAGCAGCACCGCCACCCCAGAGGAGTTATCTCCTACCGCTGGTGCCCACCAGCGCCCATCCTGGGCCAGGGGCTCACTAGGGGTGAGCACGGTGTCCAAATGGGCCACCAGCAGCAGCGAACCCTGACCAGCCCAGAGGTTACCGAGTTCGTCCTGACAAACCCTAAAGCCCGAAGCGTTCAGGTAGCGACCCAACCACTCAGCGCGAGGACCATCCCCGGAAACACCGGCAAAAGCTTGCAACAGTACACGTGGATCGCTCATAGAAGCCGGCAATGCTCCTGATGGTACGGACTGAGGCCGCTCATTCAGCCTCGCCCGGCTCGGCTAAGCCCTCACGCAGCGCGTAGAGGGCAGCCTGGGTGCGGTTGTTGAGGTGGAGCTTCTGGAAGATCTCGCTCAGCCGGTTGCGCACGGTCTTCTCCGAGAGCGAGAGTTCCCCGGCGATCTCCAGGTTGGTGTAGCCCTGGGCGACGAGCTTGAGGATCTGCACTTCACGCTCGGAAAGTTCGGCGTGGGGCTTAGGGACGGACTCGCGTTTGGCTTTGAAGTCCTGAATGATCTGCTCGGCCAGCTCGGCATCGAGCAGAACCTCACCGTTGTTGACCCGCCGAATAGCCTCGAGGAGATCTTTAGCGTCGGCATCCTTGAGCATGTAGCCCCGCGCCCCGGCCTTGACCGCCTCGAAGACGTAGGCATCCTGGCGGTACATGGTCAGCATGATGACCTTGGCCTGGGGCCACTCCCGCAAGATCTCCTGGGTAGCCTGTACCCCGTCGAGGCCAGGCATCTGGATGTCCATCAGTACGATGTCGGGCTTGGCCTCGAGCACGTGGCGCAAGGCCTCACGGCCATCTCCCGCCTCCCCGACCACCCGGAAATCCGGCTCAGCCTCGAGCAGGCTGCGTAGCCCCTGGCGGAATAAGGCGTGGTCATCTGCCAACACGATGCGAATCATATGTACCTATCCTATCGCGCCTTGCCCTCCAGCGCTGCCTGGTTCCGGGGGTTGCTTACTATACCGTCTAGACGGTATAGTAGCTTTCGAGGTGAACGTATGCCCAAAACCCCAGGCCCTGCTCCCGATGCCCGCACCCGAATCCTCGAGGCCGCCGGGGCGGTGATCCGGCAAGAAGGAGTGATGGGCCTCACCCTAGACGCCGTAGCTCATGCGGCGGGGGTGAGCAAAGGGGGTCTCCTTTACCATTTTCCCAGCAAGGAAGCCTTGGTGCGGGCGCTCTTGGAACACCATCTGGACGCCTTCGAGCGGGCCTTGGCAGAAAACGGCAAACCCTTCGCCCAGGCTTATGTGGAGATGGGCTGGTATGACGGCAGCGGTGGCCTCTTCTTGAGCCTTGCCGCCGCGCTCGCCTTGTACCCCGAGCTTTTGCAGACCATCCGGGAGCGAAGCCGCAGGTGGTACGCCCGGGTGCGCACTCCGGAAGCGCGCATCGCCCTGCTCGCCACCGATGGGCTATTCATGGCCGAATTGCTGGGCCTCGAGGCCTTTGGCCCGGATGAGCGCCAAGCGGTGCTGGAGCGGCTCCGAGAGCTAGCGAGGGAGGAAGCGGTATAGGGGCTGTGTGCTCTTGGGAGGTAAACTTATGAGTGGTTGGACATATCTCATTTTGGCCATCCTGGCAGAAGTGATCGGCTCCACTGGCCTAAAGGCTTCGCAGGGCTTCAGCAAACTTCTGCCCAGCAGCGTAGTAGTAGTGGGCTATGCCTCAGCCTTTTACTTTTTGAGTCTGGCCCTCAAAACGGTGCCCCTCAACACCGCCTACGCGGTTTGGTCGGGGCTTGGCACCGCGCTCATCGCCCTTTTGGGGGTGGTGTTCTTGCGAGAGAGCATCAACTTTCCCATGGCATTGGGCATCGTGCTGATCGTAGCCGGAGTGGCGCTACTTCAGGTGTTCGGGGTTCGGCATTGAACCGCTCCACCTTGCGGCTGCTCTTCTGGATAACCGACCTAGGATTTATCGCCTACTGGCTAGCCACAGCCCTACAC
This window harbors:
- a CDS encoding ABC transporter permease encodes the protein MWAYTGRRLLGLIPVLLGISLLVFLFLHLIPGDPAVVLLGERANPEQVESLRERLGLNQPLPTQYVLFLRDLLSGDLGTSIFNLLPIRDQLANRWPATFELALSAMLIAVILGIPLGILAAVRKNSLWDNASTIFSLIGVSMPVFWLGLLLIYLFAVNLHWLPPSGRISIEGGNAFQAISGFFLLDALLQRRAMGDVLSHLILPALTLGTIPLAILMRITRSAMLEVLSQDYVRTARAKGLAERVVIFRHALKNALLPVVTIVGLQFGTLLGGAILTETIFSWPGIGLWLYEGILNRDYPVVQGGVVFVALIFVIVNLLVDLSYALLDPRIQYR
- a CDS encoding ABC transporter permease, with the translated sequence MASAAEIVKSKPSTETPTRLAFRRFSKSTSGKIGLALAIGLILMALLAPALKPYDPTTDRNYIERLRPPSAEHIFGTDNLGRDVFTRVIHGSRISLRVGLLAVGISLLLGTLLGLLAGYFRGGLEIVIGWFTDILLAFPSTLLAIAIVAVVGPSLTNAMIAVSITQIPVYVRLTRSVVLSTRELEYIQAANALGASNPRILLRHLLPSALPPIIVQATLSIGTATLETAALGFLGLGAQPPAPEWGAMLSDAFRGGYATNSPWTMIFPGLFIMLTVLAFNLLGDGLRDALDPRALR
- a CDS encoding protease complex subunit PrcB family protein, with the translated sequence MKRILEALLLLALAGCVPQKPPAYQVSEIQVLFSDATERRDYFYGDPQTIQVSGQSVRLERADPQAAGSVPEALAANGQPVLREVAPPWPNSLRASRSGSALVVRGQRAVRSAWVYENGWSRLTVQEGQNLLLSGAPRLEGLSEAENGMVLQEILARRGGRVVVLYQLEEPVLPALVLDPAPQSYRITAVEVQYGLESEGAVMGGNLSEVRVLRQGTNSAYTGSAPQAFLATSASSFAQIWALATGNILPRPAAPEVNFSQYSIAAFFVGQKPTGGYGVRFVSATSSAGTWRITVELLQPAPGAILTQALTSPYLILELPGAASRVEFVDASGRLLSAATAR
- a CDS encoding bifunctional folylpolyglutamate synthase/dihydrofolate synthase; its protein translation is MIYSEALEWLFNQTRSGAPRGTQRVGEVLEHLGHPERHFPAIHVLGTNGKGSVVAYLEAAFRAAGRRYGATTSPHLVDFRERIRTHQGLIPEEQVARFVEWARERNFIEHPAFFDLATALAFEHFAKVGVEMAAVEAGVGGVLDATNVLPEVCLTVLTNVGEDHLETLGGSLEAVARDKTGAFRAGVPVVTAAEGIGLAVAREVAQSRRAPLYVLEPGNPLFELPVPPVLKGRVQIQNARLAAAALRLLGFPERVVVEGLRTAVHPGRMQEFEQQGIQVVLDGAHNPPAARALAEEFSGYHLVFGAFPRKDYSAVLGLLIPKARSVRYARAGKGALQAAPLSLVYPAPYFEEPLEALEDALRFAQQDGEPVLVTGSLYLVGEILRTSAV
- the mog gene encoding molybdopterin adenylyltransferase encodes the protein MGESTTPPAKIGILTVSDRASRGQYQDQSGPAIREYLTEVLSTPFEVDYRVIPDEQALIEETLIDMERGGCGLILTTGGTGPAVRDVTPEATERVCSRMMPGFGELMRKVSLEQTPTAILSRQTAGIRNACLIVNLPGKPRSIRLCLDAVFPAIPYCLDLIGGPYLEADPAKVQVFRPAN
- a CDS encoding ABC transporter ATP-binding protein, which produces MHEEEAFRKSFDAKLARRILVYVRPYWKQVAWALFALVISTLTAASTPLFLKYAIDNAIVPRGALEALQRYQVLLGVAVLFMLVRVVDFIANYAQTYLISWVGQHVLYDLRSEIFAKLQRLHLGYFDKNPVGRLMTRVTSDVDAINQFITGGLVGLIADVFLILGLVTFMLVLNWKLALVVLVMMPIFLGVTTWIRNGMRESYRTMRLRLARVNASLQENLAGVQTTQLYSRELENEARFNRLSLDLRAAWVQIVGWFALFFPIVGFLGEFTVASVVWFGGGQVVQGAVTLGLLVAFTDYVRQLFQPLQDLSDKFNIFQAAMASAERIFGLLDTPEEISDKPDAKPVLRFRGEIAFEDVWFAYGKREEAKPHGNPEAEWDWVLRGVSFKIRPGEKIALVGATGAGKTSVISLVARFYDVQKGQVTIDGTDVRDYCQQELRRSIGIVLQDPFLFSGTIEENLRLGNEDIPFERIREVACFVGADEFISALPKGYQTVLHERGGGLSTGQKQLLALTRAILHNPDILLILDEATANVDSETEAKIQEALWRVMEGRTSIIIAHRLSTIRHVDRILVFRKGKLVEEGSHEELLGKGGYYAKLYELQYAQG